A genomic segment from SAR324 cluster bacterium encodes:
- a CDS encoding protein kinase: MLRHSTYIGKTLLDRYQIQRLLGEGGMGQVLLAFDNQSREEKAIKLIDVRKKKYPLETVLRFQAEAQALKELQHPFIIHYEDFFHEDDVYMLVMEYIDAPNLAHFVKDHHPLDLGMVLKIFMDLTDALVFIHEKNWVHFDLKTANILIRHTRNGMGVKLLDFGLSHLVTGQMEHMGGTLAYMAPEQTGILHRPVDHRADLYSLGICMYEILTGKVPFEHEDAALLIHQHMAQEPEPLTQFRPDVPVILENIILKLLSKDPDDRYRTTQGLLKDIQRYVRLAETQAPHSIHFKLGEEDHSWSIPRQYPLVGREQEIKTVMEYRDQALRLGSGQMLLVEGAPRVGKTRFISELFNQLSTTEKICWHVQSRQDSREKPMHFFKTLLGQFDVFLKSMTPAQQMTIVQYFIKSFDTRFPLLLEIVPELENWLEPGMIPVSRTVNPWKIEDYREVVYQFIEITARYNHFLVIMVDDLQHMDAQSFQCLFGDLKRFLQLKVLWIITFNYKQLSKEFKQTLSLLDLPTLRHMFLNPLSEAQFGLLLQRVFSQKLQDMTFLMNRLYNLVHGNPGLLSQILQQLVDHHAVYYQHNSWRVDREQTERLMGEVESAKAGSLELLLFTPEEQKVLQCGAVFIRAFTFEALLRIIPAHPELQPLQNNELLVILDKAIQNNVLMVDSKKLYAFRDTQLRESLASSLVPDHKARLHQEIALFLKQRILPDSPDSIYDIAFHWAKSGNNEQAFEAYFKSAMLTHDERTYQRQTNIYFNLAVEYLNSLPEGLIPADRQFDVRYEAIRYNFLYTQEYDKLWQETLALEKWAGHNKVQIMKLLWLKAMLSFFRGFKQDTFRFGEELIHMATEPEDEQYLTRILNILGRIASGKSYAERSDLLIRGMELSFKYQIYNEVVNNMIILSSLMSYQGRFRELEATIHQIADRLNTENTGLGETLRIAAQAIMEMERGEFRKILEMVNSEYTGMMTGLMGPMGDAIEKCLIARALGMNGKLSDAIQRFEEILNRTEKAEQQIDRPMALYGRIQVAIFNDDPETALKFLDEAKIQMDFRPDPYMQGLYACMAGWAYMNLNFFDKAGEALEEARSFSKPLDAPLLELQVQFAVQRLAWFREHQPNAVKTAEQILTEMLRLDITGYYELFRDDLKTWSKHTSESSTSLTSFLQGNADMFKLMEINRKISAQLDIQSLFEEVLKGAMQMSGAEQGYLFTVGRCCQVTGLCSEDDVMLRLARNARGTRLEPKDHRFSKVLIREVFESRQSIVTRDARHEKRWNKSDSIRSFQLRSILAVPIMLKDTMQGVLYLENHHASSVFSMKDREIVEVFATQVSIAMNNAQIYAQEQQARQQTEATMRVFERFVPRQFTNRLGNIDIESLETGLARQTTLSVLFSDVRSFTSLTEDMPPEEVFRFLNEYLKFMEAPIREHHGFVDKFIGDAIMALFDDNPGDAVYAALGMQSALAQFNVIRQQRGAVPLRIGIGINTGEVTIGVIGSEERMDTTVLGDAVNTASRIESLTKLYGCDLIISEQTKNFLGNQHTLPMRLIDSVQVKGKEAVTRLYDVFEHDRPELKEAKLKHLTSFQEAVSIYEAGKWKEAQACFRNYQELLPEDPVPQVFIDRCETFLKLPPAQWNGVYRIDKK, translated from the coding sequence ATGCTCAGACATTCCACATATATTGGTAAAACCCTGCTTGACAGGTATCAGATCCAGCGTCTTCTCGGCGAAGGCGGCATGGGGCAGGTTCTTCTGGCATTTGACAACCAGAGCCGTGAAGAAAAGGCCATCAAACTCATTGATGTCCGCAAGAAAAAATACCCTCTTGAAACGGTCCTCCGTTTTCAGGCAGAAGCCCAGGCCTTGAAAGAACTCCAGCATCCATTCATTATCCATTATGAGGATTTTTTTCATGAAGATGATGTTTACATGCTGGTCATGGAATACATCGATGCCCCCAATCTCGCGCATTTTGTCAAGGATCATCACCCCCTGGATCTCGGAATGGTCTTAAAAATTTTTATGGATTTAACAGACGCACTGGTGTTTATCCATGAAAAAAACTGGGTTCATTTTGATTTGAAAACAGCCAATATTCTCATTCGGCATACCCGCAATGGTATGGGTGTCAAATTGCTCGATTTCGGACTTTCCCATCTGGTGACAGGCCAGATGGAACACATGGGCGGCACCCTGGCTTACATGGCACCCGAGCAAACCGGAATCCTGCATCGTCCGGTGGATCATCGCGCCGATCTGTATTCGCTGGGGATCTGCATGTATGAGATTTTAACCGGAAAAGTTCCCTTTGAGCATGAAGACGCGGCATTGTTGATTCATCAACATATGGCTCAGGAACCAGAACCTTTGACTCAATTCAGACCTGATGTGCCGGTGATTCTGGAAAACATCATTCTCAAATTGCTCAGCAAAGATCCGGATGACCGCTACCGAACCACCCAGGGACTGCTCAAAGACATTCAGCGCTATGTCCGTCTGGCCGAAACACAAGCGCCTCATTCCATTCATTTCAAACTGGGTGAGGAAGACCATTCCTGGAGCATTCCCCGACAATATCCGCTGGTGGGTCGTGAGCAGGAAATCAAGACCGTCATGGAATACAGGGATCAGGCCTTGCGCCTGGGATCAGGCCAAATGCTTCTGGTCGAAGGCGCACCCCGGGTTGGAAAAACACGGTTTATCTCGGAACTGTTCAATCAACTGAGCACCACCGAAAAAATATGTTGGCATGTTCAGTCGCGTCAGGATTCCCGTGAAAAACCAATGCATTTTTTCAAAACATTGCTGGGACAGTTTGATGTGTTTCTGAAAAGCATGACACCTGCTCAGCAAATGACGATTGTTCAATATTTCATCAAATCCTTCGACACCAGATTTCCGCTTCTGCTTGAAATTGTTCCTGAACTGGAAAACTGGCTGGAACCCGGCATGATTCCGGTATCCCGAACCGTCAATCCGTGGAAGATCGAGGATTATCGTGAAGTGGTTTATCAATTTATTGAAATCACCGCACGCTACAATCACTTTCTGGTGATCATGGTTGATGATCTCCAGCACATGGATGCCCAGTCTTTTCAATGTCTGTTTGGTGATCTGAAGCGGTTTTTGCAATTGAAAGTTTTGTGGATCATCACCTTCAATTACAAACAACTTTCCAAAGAATTTAAACAGACACTGTCTCTTCTCGATTTGCCAACGCTCAGGCACATGTTTCTCAATCCGTTGAGTGAGGCACAGTTTGGACTGTTGCTTCAGCGTGTCTTTTCCCAAAAGTTACAGGACATGACTTTTTTAATGAACCGTCTTTACAATCTGGTTCATGGAAACCCGGGCTTGTTGAGTCAGATTCTTCAGCAATTGGTGGATCATCATGCCGTGTATTATCAGCACAATTCATGGCGTGTCGATCGGGAACAGACCGAACGTCTCATGGGCGAAGTGGAGTCGGCAAAAGCTGGTTCACTGGAACTGCTCCTGTTCACACCTGAGGAACAAAAGGTACTGCAATGCGGTGCCGTGTTTATCAGAGCGTTTACTTTTGAAGCGCTACTCCGGATTATTCCAGCGCATCCTGAGCTTCAGCCCCTGCAAAACAATGAGTTGCTGGTCATTCTGGACAAAGCCATTCAGAACAATGTCCTGATGGTGGATTCCAAAAAACTGTATGCCTTCCGTGACACTCAACTCAGAGAATCCCTGGCTTCCAGTCTCGTTCCCGACCACAAAGCGCGTCTGCATCAGGAAATTGCCCTGTTTCTGAAACAGCGGATTCTTCCGGATTCTCCGGACAGCATTTATGACATTGCCTTCCATTGGGCGAAAAGCGGTAACAATGAACAGGCGTTTGAAGCCTATTTCAAATCCGCGATGCTGACGCATGATGAGCGTACCTACCAACGCCAGACCAACATTTATTTCAATCTTGCGGTGGAATATCTCAACTCTTTACCAGAGGGTTTGATTCCCGCAGATCGACAGTTTGATGTGCGCTATGAAGCCATTCGCTATAATTTTTTATACACTCAGGAGTATGACAAATTATGGCAGGAAACGCTGGCTCTGGAAAAGTGGGCTGGTCACAATAAAGTCCAGATCATGAAACTTCTGTGGCTCAAGGCTATGCTCAGTTTTTTCAGAGGCTTCAAACAAGACACCTTCCGGTTTGGTGAAGAGTTGATCCACATGGCGACTGAACCTGAAGACGAACAATATCTGACCCGAATTCTCAATATTCTGGGCCGCATTGCCAGCGGCAAGAGTTATGCGGAACGCTCCGATCTGCTCATACGGGGCATGGAACTGTCCTTCAAATATCAAATTTATAACGAGGTGGTGAACAATATGATCATCCTCTCGTCGTTGATGAGTTATCAGGGGCGATTTCGTGAACTGGAAGCCACCATTCATCAAATCGCCGACAGGTTGAACACCGAAAACACAGGTCTGGGAGAAACATTGAGAATCGCGGCTCAGGCCATCATGGAAATGGAACGCGGTGAATTCAGAAAGATTCTGGAAATGGTCAATTCTGAGTACACCGGGATGATGACAGGCCTGATGGGCCCCATGGGCGATGCCATTGAGAAATGTTTGATCGCCAGAGCGTTGGGGATGAATGGAAAACTGAGTGATGCCATTCAACGGTTTGAGGAAATTTTGAACCGGACCGAAAAAGCTGAACAGCAGATTGATCGGCCAATGGCCTTGTATGGACGGATTCAGGTGGCGATATTCAACGATGATCCTGAAACCGCCCTGAAATTTCTGGATGAAGCAAAAATCCAGATGGATTTTCGACCGGACCCCTACATGCAGGGATTGTATGCCTGCATGGCGGGATGGGCGTATATGAATCTGAATTTTTTCGACAAGGCCGGGGAAGCCCTTGAGGAGGCCCGGAGTTTTTCCAAACCACTGGACGCGCCACTGCTTGAACTGCAAGTGCAATTCGCGGTGCAACGTCTGGCATGGTTCAGGGAGCATCAACCCAATGCGGTTAAAACAGCAGAACAAATCCTCACTGAAATGCTCCGACTCGACATCACCGGATATTATGAACTGTTCAGGGATGACCTGAAAACATGGAGTAAACATACCAGCGAATCTTCGACCTCTCTGACTTCCTTTCTTCAGGGCAACGCCGATATGTTCAAACTGATGGAAATCAACCGGAAAATATCCGCTCAACTGGATATTCAGTCGCTGTTCGAGGAGGTTCTCAAAGGTGCCATGCAGATGTCCGGCGCTGAGCAGGGCTATCTGTTCACGGTGGGCCGTTGTTGTCAAGTCACCGGCCTGTGCAGTGAAGATGATGTGATGTTGCGCCTGGCCCGAAATGCCAGAGGAACCCGGTTGGAGCCAAAAGACCATCGCTTCAGTAAAGTTTTGATCAGGGAAGTTTTTGAATCCAGACAATCGATTGTGACCCGTGACGCGCGACATGAAAAACGGTGGAACAAAAGCGATAGCATTCGGTCGTTTCAGTTGCGATCCATCCTGGCGGTCCCCATCATGTTGAAAGATACGATGCAGGGCGTTTTATATCTGGAAAACCATCATGCGTCTTCGGTGTTCAGCATGAAGGATCGGGAAATTGTGGAAGTGTTCGCCACCCAGGTTTCGATTGCCATGAACAATGCCCAGATTTATGCGCAGGAACAGCAAGCTCGTCAACAAACTGAAGCCACCATGCGGGTGTTTGAGCGCTTTGTGCCCCGACAGTTCACCAATCGCCTGGGCAATATTGACATAGAATCCCTGGAAACCGGATTGGCCCGACAAACAACATTGTCGGTGCTGTTTTCAGATGTCAGGTCGTTCACTTCGTTGACAGAGGATATGCCGCCTGAAGAAGTGTTCCGGTTCCTCAATGAATATCTCAAGTTCATGGAAGCGCCGATTCGGGAACATCATGGCTTTGTGGATAAATTCATTGGTGACGCGATCATGGCCTTGTTTGACGATAATCCGGGAGATGCGGTGTATGCCGCTTTGGGTATGCAATCCGCTCTTGCTCAATTCAATGTAATTCGTCAACAACGAGGCGCTGTTCCCTTGCGGATCGGGATCGGCATCAACACCGGTGAAGTCACCATTGGCGTGATTGGCTCGGAAGAACGCATGGACACTACGGTTTTGGGCGATGCGGTGAATACCGCGTCACGGATCGAATCCCTCACAAAACTGTATGGTTGTGATTTGATCATTTCGGAACAAACCAAAAATTTTCTGGGAAATCAGCATACTCTTCCGATGCGCTTGATTGACAGCGTGCAGGTCAAAGGCAAGGAGGCTGTCACGAGGCTCTATGATGTGTTTGAACATGATCGGCCCGAATTGAAGGAAGCAAAACTGAAGCATCTCACCAGTTTTCAGGAAGCTGTCAGCATCTATGAAGCAGGAAAATGGAAAGAGGCTCAGGCCTGTTTCAGAAATTATCAGGAACTTCTGCCTGAAGATCCTGTCCCTCAAGTGTTCATTGACCGTTGTGAAACCTTTCTGAAACTACCTCCAGCACAATGGAACGGCGTGTATCGGATTGACAAGAAATAA
- a CDS encoding DUF547 domain-containing protein encodes MNHQQKSLKTLFAILTFLGLMQAVIAAPSADLWETWTRNNPVNQNQINHEPWQEFLNKYLETQHASGINRVRYTRVSTEDRQSLADYLKQMSQTQITAYSKQEQKAFWINLYNALTVQIILKNYPVQSIRDIKSGFFSFGPWDMKLMEIEGEKITLNDIEHRILRPLWQDNRVHYALNCASLGCPDLQPQAFTRENMETLLDSAARAFINHERGAKFEKEELVLSSIYHWFKTDFGGTDASVIEHLIHFADAPLAEKLRSYHESWDHDYDWKLNAAQP; translated from the coding sequence ATGAATCATCAGCAAAAATCTCTGAAAACTTTGTTTGCCATACTGACATTTTTGGGCCTGATGCAGGCAGTGATTGCGGCACCATCCGCAGATTTATGGGAAACATGGACGCGGAACAATCCCGTCAATCAAAATCAGATCAATCATGAACCCTGGCAGGAATTTTTAAACAAGTATCTGGAAACACAACACGCCTCCGGAATCAATCGTGTCCGTTATACCCGGGTCTCCACTGAAGATCGTCAAAGTCTCGCGGATTATCTGAAACAGATGAGCCAGACTCAAATCACAGCTTATTCAAAGCAGGAACAAAAAGCTTTCTGGATCAACCTTTACAATGCTCTGACGGTGCAGATCATTTTGAAAAACTATCCTGTCCAATCCATCCGGGATATCAAATCAGGATTTTTCAGTTTTGGTCCATGGGATATGAAACTTATGGAAATTGAAGGCGAAAAAATCACGTTGAATGACATCGAACACCGTATCCTCAGACCCCTCTGGCAGGATAACCGGGTGCATTACGCCTTGAATTGCGCCAGTCTGGGATGCCCCGATCTGCAACCGCAGGCGTTTACCCGGGAAAATATGGAAACCCTGCTTGATTCAGCGGCCAGAGCGTTTATCAATCATGAACGTGGAGCAAAATTTGAAAAGGAGGAACTGGTTCTGTCCAGCATCTATCACTGGTTCAAAACTGATTTTGGTGGAACGGACGCTTCCGTGATTGAGCATTTGATTCACTTCGCGGACGCACCATTGGCAGAAAAACTCAGGTCCTATCATGAAAGTTGGGATCATGACTATGACTGGAAATTGAATGCCGCGCAGCCCTGA
- a CDS encoding DUF1566 domain-containing protein, translating into MILQGSPSGVEKTWSSAKSYCSGLSLGGSSSWRLPTISELTMVSGHLELYSYSAINGTQDYFTPGYEEVWSYTAYDTYEAWGCSFGYADCSWTDFKTEVYYARCVR; encoded by the coding sequence ATGATTCTCCAGGGTTCACCTAGTGGTGTAGAAAAAACATGGTCTTCCGCTAAATCTTATTGTTCAGGACTTTCTCTCGGTGGTTCGTCGAGCTGGAGATTACCCACAATTAGTGAGTTGACGATGGTATCGGGTCATTTGGAACTGTACTCCTATAGCGCGATTAATGGAACTCAGGATTATTTTACCCCTGGGTATGAAGAGGTTTGGTCTTACACGGCCTATGATACCTATGAGGCATGGGGGTGTTCGTTTGGTTATGCCGACTGTAGTTGGACTGATTTTAAGACCGAAGTATACTATGCCCGTTGTGTGCGTTAG
- a CDS encoding Rpn family recombination-promoting nuclease/putative transposase: MSDASLLSPHDKLFRETFSRKESAIGFIQAYLPESLVNQMDLETLECVEGSFVDEELREHESDLIYRIQGAGQGLVLYVLFEHQSTPDRWMPLRLLRYLVQLWSSLLKQATPDHPVLSLPPVFPLVLYQGKREWTVPLQFQSLLNLEESFHTLWRPYVPEFAYQLVNLSHLQGEQIQGDLLGRIVQHLLKAVAQGTLPETLEGIAPLLRELLNQESALQLLETLLKYMIQADASITLNTLKKIITHSVTPQAGETLMTIAEQLTSEGLQRGLQQGLQQGIQQGIQQGIQQGAQQGFLRGIQQSLRRILEKKFGKLPPWVSQKLEASSLEILQQWEDRVLEVDRLEAVFE, from the coding sequence ATGTCAGACGCTTCCCTGCTCTCCCCACATGATAAACTGTTTCGGGAAACTTTTTCCCGCAAAGAAAGCGCCATCGGGTTTATTCAGGCTTACCTGCCCGAATCGCTGGTGAATCAAATGGATTTGGAGACGCTGGAGTGCGTGGAAGGCAGTTTTGTGGATGAGGAGTTACGGGAACATGAATCGGATCTGATTTATCGGATTCAAGGGGCCGGTCAAGGGCTGGTTCTCTATGTTTTATTTGAACATCAAAGCACTCCGGATCGCTGGATGCCCTTGCGTCTGCTCCGTTACCTGGTCCAACTCTGGAGTTCCCTGCTGAAACAAGCGACCCCGGACCATCCGGTCTTGAGTTTGCCACCCGTGTTCCCTCTGGTGTTGTATCAGGGGAAAAGGGAGTGGACGGTTCCCCTTCAGTTTCAGAGCCTTCTGAATCTGGAAGAGTCCTTCCACACCTTATGGCGTCCGTATGTGCCTGAGTTTGCGTATCAATTGGTGAATCTGTCACATCTCCAAGGGGAGCAAATCCAAGGGGATCTCCTCGGACGTATTGTCCAGCATCTCTTAAAAGCGGTCGCTCAAGGAACGTTGCCGGAAACCCTGGAAGGCATTGCGCCCCTGCTCCGGGAGTTATTGAACCAGGAAAGTGCCTTGCAACTGCTGGAAACCTTGTTGAAATATATGATTCAGGCGGATGCTTCGATCACGCTGAACACCCTGAAAAAAATCATCACCCATTCTGTCACCCCTCAAGCTGGAGAAACACTTATGACCATTGCGGAACAATTGACCTCTGAAGGCCTCCAACGAGGCCTCCAACAAGGCCTCCAACAAGGTATCCAACAAGGTATCCAACAAGGTATCCAACAAGGTGCCCAACAAGGATTTCTCAGAGGAATTCAGCAGAGTTTGCGGAGAATTCTGGAGAAAAAATTTGGGAAACTCCCTCCTTGGGTTTCCCAAAAATTGGAAGCCTCCTCTCTTGAAATCCTACAACAATGGGAAGACCGGGTTCTGGAGGTGGACCGCCTAGAGGCCGTCTTTGAATAG
- a CDS encoding type II toxin-antitoxin system VapC family toxin encodes MNLFALDTNLLVYAHNADSVFHTKASAFVEQVMNERDAEGKLSIRIPVQVFMEFIHVMTWAQLEKPISLSSAIRIVQDYLDSGVSLIHQQHTQLQTTLELLQKTQSRKRLFDVALAATLKNNHVVGLYTVNTKDFEIFDFLKVINPLE; translated from the coding sequence ATGAATCTATTTGCGCTGGATACGAATCTCCTGGTTTATGCACATAACGCTGACTCCGTATTTCATACCAAAGCTTCCGCCTTTGTGGAACAAGTGATGAACGAAAGGGATGCGGAAGGAAAATTATCTATTAGAATTCCCGTTCAAGTCTTCATGGAATTTATTCATGTGATGACTTGGGCTCAGTTGGAAAAACCGATTTCTCTCTCAAGCGCAATCCGTATCGTACAGGATTATCTCGATAGCGGAGTCTCCTTGATTCATCAACAACACACCCAACTCCAAACAACCTTGGAGCTGTTGCAAAAGACACAATCCCGTAAACGACTGTTTGATGTGGCTCTCGCCGCAACTTTAAAAAACAATCATGTGGTAGGACTCTATACGGTTAACACAAAAGACTTTGAAATCTTTGACTTTCTAAAAGTTATCAATCCTTTGGAATGA
- a CDS encoding DUF5615 family PIN-like protein: MQILTDENISPKVVAFLRQQGVNVLDAKEQKWYGFSDAELLEIAFREKRFILTHDSDFGTLAMNEGKACYGILYLRFKNVHPQNVISICEQFLKQDHNLLPGTIVVLEETRLRIRSR, translated from the coding sequence ATGCAAATTCTCACCGATGAAAATATTTCACCTAAAGTGGTAGCCTTTTTAAGACAACAAGGGGTGAATGTTCTGGATGCAAAAGAGCAAAAGTGGTACGGTTTTTCGGATGCAGAACTTTTAGAAATAGCCTTCCGTGAAAAGCGTTTTATTCTCACTCATGATTCTGATTTTGGAACGTTAGCAATGAATGAGGGCAAAGCTTGCTATGGCATTCTCTATCTTCGGTTCAAAAACGTTCATCCTCAAAATGTGATTAGTATTTGTGAACAATTTCTGAAACAGGATCACAACCTACTTCCTGGAACGATTGTGGTTCTTGAAGAAACTCGATTGCGCATACGGAGTCGGTGA
- a CDS encoding DUF433 domain-containing protein, with translation MDQIVVDSKILGGKPIIQGTRISVSFILELLASRMSIQEILEDYPQLSQDDIYACLQYAAQAYKNEVYLELKAAS, from the coding sequence ATGGATCAAATTGTTGTGGATTCAAAAATTTTAGGAGGCAAACCGATTATTCAGGGGACTCGTATCTCCGTATCCTTTATTCTGGAATTATTGGCCTCCAGAATGTCCATTCAGGAAATTCTGGAGGATTATCCTCAACTCTCACAAGACGATATCTATGCTTGTTTACAATACGCCGCACAGGCCTATAAAAATGAAGTTTATCTGGAATTGAAAGCCGCCTCCTGA
- a CDS encoding NAD-dependent epimerase, which yields MNYYLVTGAAGFIGFHTCQRLLKQGKMVLGVDNLNDYYDVQLKQDRLKQLKEMPGFIFYQQALEDLEGLSQIFKKHQVDVVCNLAAQAGVRYSLTNPFAYQKSNLEGFLNILELARNHEVKNFVYASSSSVYGKNKKLPFSVEDRVDHPISLYAASKKANELMAHSYSHLFQLPTTGLRFFTVYGPWGRPDMALFLFTKAIMEDRPIDVFNHGKMKRDFTYVDDIVTGVVQCLEHPQPYEVLNIGNHRSESLEHFIDILENCLGKKAHRNYLPLQPGDVEETYADISRIQELYGFEPTTPIEQGIPRFVEWYRSYYKI from the coding sequence ATGAATTATTACCTTGTTACCGGAGCCGCTGGCTTCATCGGCTTTCACACGTGCCAACGACTTCTCAAACAGGGAAAAATGGTGCTTGGTGTGGACAACCTCAATGATTATTATGATGTTCAACTCAAACAGGACAGACTGAAACAACTCAAGGAAATGCCGGGATTTATTTTCTATCAGCAGGCCCTGGAAGATCTGGAGGGCTTGAGCCAGATTTTCAAAAAGCATCAAGTGGATGTGGTATGCAATCTGGCGGCTCAGGCTGGTGTTCGCTATTCCCTGACCAATCCGTTTGCCTACCAGAAAAGCAATCTGGAAGGATTTCTGAACATCCTGGAACTTGCCAGAAATCATGAAGTAAAAAACTTTGTGTATGCCTCATCGTCTTCGGTGTATGGCAAAAACAAAAAACTCCCCTTCAGCGTTGAAGATCGGGTGGATCATCCCATTTCCCTGTATGCCGCCAGCAAAAAAGCCAACGAACTCATGGCACACAGTTACAGCCACCTGTTTCAGTTGCCCACCACCGGATTGAGATTTTTCACAGTATATGGCCCCTGGGGAAGACCGGATATGGCGTTGTTCCTGTTCACCAAAGCCATTATGGAAGATCGCCCGATTGATGTGTTCAATCATGGAAAAATGAAACGTGACTTCACCTATGTGGATGATATTGTGACAGGTGTTGTTCAATGTCTGGAACATCCCCAACCGTATGAAGTGCTGAATATTGGCAATCACCGGTCAGAGTCGCTGGAACACTTCATTGATATTCTTGAAAATTGTCTGGGTAAAAAGGCCCATCGAAATTATCTGCCGCTTCAACCTGGCGATGTGGAAGAAACCTATGCGGATATCAGCAGAATTCAGGAATTGTATGGGTTTGAACCCACCACCCCCATTGAACAGGGCATCCCTCGTTTTGTGGAATGGTATCGGTCGTATTACAAAATCTGA
- a CDS encoding sigma 54-interacting transcriptional regulator yields MPQNRLLIIDDELMIRKMLSKYLFQEGYQIITAENGKDGLEQFYKHLPQVVLLDLKMPVMGGVEFLKNLKPVPDHTHAVIILTGHNTDEDVELCYKLGVQVFLKKPVSIYEIRGLVKNTIFQIQSAHALKKEMAARKQAHQLLKSTLDGMNQGVVSLDDNFMIQMISLKACNMLGITETEALNKPAASMLGTSIAGPSGLLIECFRKKSGLRDEQTTVITPRKPSFSAQISIEMLDQASSSIRWLVFLQETPDLQRLHEGRHTAFGRMVSCSPRMKDMFQLIQDIAPSNATVLIQGASGTGKELVALEIHDRSRRASRPFHAVNCAAIPGTLLESEFFGHEKGSFTGADQAKPGRFELANGGTLFLDEIGDIPLELQVKLLRALQEQKFERVGGTRSIKVDVRIIAATNKDLRQLVENQEFREDLFYRLDVISIKLPTLHERPEDISLLVTEFLERLNRVEHRTVKGIAPDVLQVLIQYSWPGNVRELYHVIEYAFAVSKGDIIQMAHMPEKLRTISPPQTFQTEKTAPKSEKEAIMHALEQANYRKGKAAALLGISVMTLYRKRLKYGL; encoded by the coding sequence ATGCCCCAGAACAGGTTGCTGATCATTGATGATGAACTGATGATCCGTAAAATGCTGTCAAAGTATCTATTCCAGGAAGGCTATCAAATCATCACTGCTGAAAATGGAAAAGACGGGTTGGAGCAATTTTATAAGCATCTTCCTCAAGTTGTTCTGCTTGATCTCAAAATGCCGGTGATGGGTGGTGTCGAGTTTCTGAAAAATCTGAAACCTGTTCCGGACCACACGCATGCGGTGATCATCCTCACCGGACATAATACGGATGAAGATGTGGAACTCTGTTATAAACTCGGCGTTCAGGTATTTCTCAAAAAACCTGTCAGCATTTATGAAATCAGAGGACTCGTCAAAAACACAATTTTTCAGATTCAGTCCGCCCATGCGCTCAAAAAAGAAATGGCGGCCCGGAAGCAGGCACATCAACTGCTGAAAAGTACACTGGATGGTATGAATCAGGGCGTCGTCAGTCTTGATGACAACTTCATGATCCAGATGATTTCCCTGAAAGCGTGCAACATGCTCGGAATCACTGAAACTGAAGCACTGAACAAACCCGCGGCCAGTATGCTCGGCACTTCCATTGCCGGGCCCTCCGGATTATTGATTGAGTGTTTCCGCAAAAAATCAGGACTGCGCGATGAACAGACCACCGTGATCACGCCGCGAAAGCCCTCATTTTCCGCACAGATTTCGATCGAAATGCTGGATCAGGCCTCCAGCAGTATCCGTTGGTTGGTATTTCTCCAGGAAACCCCCGATCTTCAACGACTTCATGAAGGCCGACATACTGCTTTCGGCCGGATGGTGAGTTGCTCTCCCAGAATGAAAGACATGTTTCAGTTGATCCAGGATATCGCGCCCAGCAATGCCACGGTTCTCATTCAGGGTGCCAGCGGAACCGGCAAGGAGCTTGTGGCGCTTGAAATCCATGACCGCAGTCGGCGTGCGTCCCGACCGTTTCATGCGGTCAATTGTGCGGCAATTCCGGGAACTTTGCTTGAAAGCGAATTTTTCGGTCATGAAAAAGGTTCCTTCACAGGTGCGGACCAGGCCAAGCCCGGACGTTTTGAACTGGCCAATGGCGGAACTTTATTTCTGGATGAAATCGGGGATATTCCACTGGAGTTACAGGTCAAATTGTTGCGTGCCCTCCAGGAACAGAAATTTGAGCGTGTTGGTGGAACCCGATCGATCAAGGTGGATGTCCGGATCATTGCGGCAACCAACAAGGATCTCCGACAATTGGTAGAAAATCAGGAATTCCGTGAAGATCTGTTTTACCGGCTGGATGTGATTTCGATCAAACTTCCAACCCTGCATGAACGTCCTGAAGATATCTCGCTGCTGGTCACAGAGTTCCTGGAACGCCTGAACCGGGTGGAACATCGAACGGTGAAAGGCATCGCACCGGATGTGCTCCAGGTGTTGATTCAGTATTCATGGCCCGGAAATGTCAGAGAATTGTATCATGTGATTGAATATGCCTTTGCGGTGAGCAAGGGGGATATCATTCAAATGGCACATATGCCTGAAAAGCTTAGAACCATATCGCCACCCCAGACATTTCAAACAGAAAAAACCGCGCCTAAATCAGAAAAAGAAGCTATCATGCATGCACTGGAACAGGCCAATTACCGGAAAGGCAAAGCCGCGGCTCTGCTGGGTATTTCGGTGATGACACTCTACCGCAAACGCCTCAAATACGGCTTGTGA